A DNA window from Linepithema humile isolate Giens D197 chromosome 6, Lhum_UNIL_v1.0, whole genome shotgun sequence contains the following coding sequences:
- the LOC105669158 gene encoding sorbitol dehydrogenase, producing MAKDNLTAILYGINDLRLENTNIEEPGDDEVLLEMGCVGICGSDVHYLVNGRIGDFIVKKPMIIGHESSGTVAKLGKNVKNLEVGDRVAIEPGVPCRTCTFCKEGRYNLCKDIVFCATPPVHGSLRRYYKHAADFCFKLPDHVSLEEGALLEPLSVGVHACKRGGIGIDSKVLILGAGPIGLVTLLVAKAMGASKVVITDIVESRLKMAKKLGADNTYLVQKDRSEKDAIADIHAIFGDEPNRTIDASGAQASIRLAILATKSGGVVVLVGNTAPEVQIPLINALVREVDIRGIFRYANDYDDALNLVASGKIDVKPLITHNYKIEETKKAFETSRTGAGGAIKVMIHCK from the exons ATGGCTAAGGACAATCTCACCGCTATACTATACGGCATCAACGATTTACGTCTG GAGAACACTAACATCGAGGAACCAGGAGACGATG agGTGCTTCTGGAAATGGGGTGTGTAGGAATCTGCGGATCAGATGTCCATTATCTCGTAAATGGTAGGATCGGCGACTTTATAGTGAAGAAACCCATGATCATTGGTCATGAATCTTCCGGTACTGTCGCTAAACTTGGGAAAAATGTTAAGAATTTGGAG GTCGGTGATCGTGTTGCCATCGAACCCGGTGTTCCCTGCAGGACTTGCACGTTTTGTAAAGAGGGACGTTACAACTTGTGCAAGGATATAGTGTTTTGTGCAACTCCACCTGTGCATGGCAGCCTAAGACGTTATTACAAACACGCAGCTGATTTTTGCTTTAA GTTACCTGATCACGTAAGCTTAGAGGAAGGAGCACTTTTAGAGCCGTTATCAGTAGGAGTGCATGCTTGCAAACGAGGCGGAATCGGAATTGATTCTAAAGTATTAATTCTGGGAGCTGGTCCCATCGGTCTGGTGACGTTGTTAGTAGCCAAAGCCATGGGCGCAAGCAAAGTGGTTATCACGG aTATTGTAGAAAGTAGACTGAAAATGGCAAAGAAACTCGGCGCTGATAATACGTATCTGGTACAAAAGGATAGATCGGAGAAAGATGCAATAGCTGATATTCACGCAATTTTTGGAGATGAACCAAACAGGACAATAGATGCTTCTGGTGCACAAGCATCGATTCGTCTGGCAATTCTC GCAACCAAATCTGGTGGAGTCGTGGTATTGGTTGGAAACACTGCTCCAGAAGTACAAATTCCACTAATTAACGCACTAGTTAGAGAAGTTGATATCAGAGGTATCTTCCGATATGCAAATGa CTATGACGATGCGTTGAATCTTGTTGCATCTGGCAAGATAGATGTGAAGCCATTGATCACTCATAACTATAAAATAGAGGAAACCAAGAAAGCCTTTGAGACCAGCAGAACTGGAGCAGGTGGAGCTATTAAAGTTATGATTCACTGTAAATAA